A stretch of Channa argus isolate prfri chromosome 16, Channa argus male v1.0, whole genome shotgun sequence DNA encodes these proteins:
- the pls1 gene encoding plastin-1: protein MENHVTQISRDDLEDLREAFNKIDIDNSGYVSDFELQELFREASFSLPGYRVREIVEIFIAGDTNKDEKISFEEFVAIYQELKSKEFSETFRKTITKRDGIRSFGGTSGISSEGTQHSYSDEEKVAFVNWINKALAKDPDCQHLLPMNPNDESLFPSVCDGILLCKMINLSQPDTIDERVINKKKLTTFRMTENLVLALNSASAIGCTVVNIDAHDLMAGKPHLVLGLLWQIIKVGLFADIEISRNEGLISLLTEGEQLDHLMSLSPEDLLLRWVNYHLRNAGTETIRNFSEDIKDSRAYFYLLDQITSQEEHEYKMRVKIDMSGLNVHDLEQRAELMLQQAARLDCRQFVSPQDVTSGNGKLNLAFVANLFNMHPALQKPQVNSNGIETAHIEGESKEEKTFRNWMNSLGVSPYVNHLYCDLCDGLVILQLYEKVNVPVNWKKVNNPPYPALGANMKKLENCNYAVELGRDVAHFSLVGIGGENLNEGSPMHTLALVWQLMRRYTVLVLSDIGDGEKVGDHIILNWVNTTLSQKRKDTQISSFKDKLISTSLPVIDLIDAIAPGNVKWDMVKRGEKGVLKDADKLNNAKYAVSLARKIGARVYALPDDLVQVNPKMLLTLFASLMGHSLKKVHR, encoded by the exons ATGGAGAATCATGTCACACAGATTTCCAGAGATGACCTGGAAGATCTCAGAGAGGCCTTTAATAAAATTG ATATTGATAACAGTGGCTACGTAAGTGACTTTGAGCTTCAGGAGCTGTTCAGAGAGGCGAGTTTCTCCCTGCCGGGCTACAGGGTGCGCGAAATTGTTGAGATTTTCATCGCTGGAGACACCAACAAGGATGAGAAGATCAGCTTTGAGGAATTTGTTGCT ATCTATCAGGAGCTGAAGAGCAAAGAGTTCAGTGAGACATTTAGGAAAACCATCACAAAGAGAGATGGGATCCGATCTTTTGGAGGAACCTCGGGAATCTCCAGCGAGGGGACGCAGCACTCTTACTCTG ATGAGGAAAAAGTGGCTTTTGTCAACTGGATCAACAAAGCCTTAGCAAAAGATCCAGACTGTCAACATCTGCTGCCCATGAATCCGAACGATGAAAGCCTCTTCCCCTCTGTCTGCGATGGCATACTGTTATG CAAAATGATCAACCTCTCTCAACCTGACACAATTGACGAGCGCGTCATCAACAAGAAGAAACTTACCACTTTCAGAATGACA gAGAATCTGGTCCTGGCTCTGAACTCTGCCTCGGCGATTGGCTGCACGGTGGTTAACATCGACGCCCATGATCTGATGGCTGGAAAACCCCATCTGGTCTTAGGGCTGTTGTGGCAGATTATCAAGGTTGGCCTGTTTGCTGATATAGAAATCAGCAGGAACGAAG GTCTGATCAGCCTTCTGACAGAAGGAGAACAACTGGATCATCTAATGTCTCTCTCCCCTGAGGACCTACTGCTCCGCTGGGTCAACTATCATCTACGCAATGCAGGAACAGAAACAATCAGAAACTTCAGCGAAGATATCAAG GACTCGCGGGCTTACTTCTACCTCCTCGACCAAATCACTTCCCAAGAAGAGCACGAGTACAAAATGAGAGTCAAAATCGACATGAGTGGCCTAAAT GTGCATGACTTGGAGCAAAGGGCCGAGCTGATGCTGCAGCAGGCAGCCCGGCTGGACTGCCGGCAGTTTGTTTCTCCTCAGGACGTCACCTCTGGAAACGGCAAACTTAATTTGGCGTTCGTGGCCAACCTGTTCAACATGCACCCTGCTCTGCAGAAACCCCAGGTCAACAGCAACGGCATAGAAACTGCCCACATAGAGG GTGAGTccaaagaagagaaaacatttcGCAACTGGATGAACTCTCTGGGCGTCTCTCCATATGTCAACCACTTGTACTG TGATCTTTGTGATGGTTTGGTGATTCTGCAGCTTTATGAGAAGGTTAATGTTCCAGTGAACTGGAAGAAAGTTAACAACCCACCTTATCCTGCCCTGGGAGCCAATATGAAGAAG CTGGAGAACTGTAACTATGCTGTGGAGCTTGGCAGGGATGTAGCACACTTCTCTTTGGTTGGGATTGGAGGAGAAAACCTAAATGAGGGGAGTCCAATGCACACCTTGGCATTAGTCTGGCAGCTGATGAGGAG GTACACAGTCCTGGTTTTGTCCGATATTGGTGATGGAGAAAAGGTTGGAGATCACATTATTCTTAACTGGGTTAACACCACCTTGAGTCAGAAACGGAAAGACACACAAATTAGCAGCTTcaag GACAAACTGATCAGCACCAGTCTACCAGTGATTGACCTGATTGATGCCATTGCTCCCGGTAATGTGAAGTGGGACATGGTGaagaggggagagaaaggagTGCTGAAGGACGCAGATAAACTCAATAATGCCAA GTATGCAGTCTCATTGGCTCGTAAGATTGGAGCTAGAGTCTACGCACTGCCTGATGATTTGGTGCAGGTGAATCCCAAGATGTTGCTGACGCTGTTCGCTTCCCTCATGGGCCACAGTTTGAAAAAGGTCCAccgctaa